One Flavobacteriales bacterium DNA window includes the following coding sequences:
- a CDS encoding (Fe-S)-binding protein, translated as MHFGIANIIFILILGGAIFLFARNVGRIRMNIMLGKDVDRSDRKSERWSEMAGVALGQSKMVRRPIAGFLHVVIYAGFVIINIEVLEILIDGVLGTHRVFSFLGGFYDFLIESFEILALGVLLSCVFFLTRRYISQIPRFWDKEMKGWPTKDATIILAAEILLMLAFLKMNGADYVLQSRGVDPYVQAGAYPVSSWLMAPILSNFSDCWLIMVERAAWWFHIVGILAFLNYLVISKHFHIILAFPNVWYSNLNAKGRFTNMAEVTKEVKMMMDPNADPFAAPAEGAEQPGRFGAKDVTDLNWVQLMNAYSCTECGRCTSVCPANQTGKELSPRKIMMDTRDRLEVVGSNIRANGGESKDDGTSLLDGHISREELWACTSCNACVDACPINIDPLSIIVDMRRYLVMEESAAPSELNVMMMNVENNGAPWAFSSADRLNWKDE; from the coding sequence ATGCACTTTGGAATAGCCAACATCATTTTCATTTTGATCCTGGGCGGTGCCATTTTTCTTTTTGCCCGTAACGTAGGAAGGATCCGTATGAATATCATGCTCGGGAAGGATGTGGACCGAAGTGATCGAAAGAGCGAACGCTGGTCGGAAATGGCCGGGGTAGCTCTAGGACAATCAAAGATGGTTCGTAGACCGATTGCCGGGTTTCTGCACGTGGTGATCTATGCCGGATTCGTTATTATCAACATCGAAGTGCTTGAAATATTGATCGACGGGGTGTTGGGTACTCACCGCGTGTTTTCATTTCTGGGAGGGTTCTACGATTTTCTCATAGAATCATTCGAGATATTGGCCCTAGGCGTGTTGCTCTCCTGTGTGTTCTTCTTGACTCGCCGTTACATTTCGCAAATTCCGCGTTTTTGGGACAAGGAAATGAAAGGTTGGCCGACCAAGGATGCTACGATAATTTTGGCGGCCGAGATACTGCTCATGTTGGCCTTTTTAAAGATGAACGGAGCGGACTACGTTCTTCAGTCTCGAGGTGTTGACCCTTATGTCCAAGCGGGTGCCTATCCGGTGAGTTCGTGGCTCATGGCACCGATCTTGTCAAATTTCTCAGACTGTTGGTTGATCATGGTCGAGCGTGCCGCGTGGTGGTTTCACATCGTCGGTATTCTGGCCTTCTTGAACTATTTGGTGATCTCCAAGCACTTCCACATCATTTTGGCCTTTCCGAATGTATGGTATTCCAATTTGAATGCTAAGGGTCGATTTACGAATATGGCAGAGGTCACCAAAGAGGTGAAGATGATGATGGACCCGAATGCCGATCCTTTTGCCGCTCCGGCAGAAGGTGCCGAACAACCAGGCCGATTTGGAGCGAAGGATGTGACCGACCTGAACTGGGTTCAGTTAATGAATGCTTATAGCTGTACCGAATGTGGACGCTGTACGAGTGTTTGCCCGGCCAATCAAACCGGAAAGGAATTATCGCCTCGAAAGATCATGATGGATACCCGCGATCGTTTAGAGGTCGTAGGTAGCAATATTCGAGCAAACGGGGGAGAGTCCAAAGATGACGGAACGAGTTTGCTGGATGGACACATCAGTCGTGAAGAGTTATGGGCATGCACGAGCTGTAACGCTTGTGTAGATGCATGTCCGATCAATATTGATCCACTTTCGATCATTGTCGATATGCGTCGTTATTTAGTGATGGAAGAGTCGGCGGCTCCTAGCGAGCTCAACGTCATGATGATGAATGTAGAGAACAACGGTGCGCCCTGGGCATTTTCGTCTGCGGACCGACTAAACTGGAAGGATGAGTGA